In the genome of Mauremys reevesii isolate NIE-2019 linkage group 6, ASM1616193v1, whole genome shotgun sequence, the window TACAGTAACTGAATTAACATTACTTTCAATTATACTGCTGGACAGAGATAGCCAATAATATTTTAAGTGTTATCAAATAGGTCCTAGTCCTTCTACCACATAATTATTGGCCAAATTGCAACTGATATCCACTGCAGCAACATCAGGCTCTTCCCATCTTGTGCTGAAAATGGATTTGTAATTACATAGATTTGTAATAGCATTTGGAAGTATTTCCACTATTATTTATGTTTGCACATGTTTGTAAACCACCATATGTGAGATGGTCTTATGCAATGGCTAAATGGAGAACATGCAATAAATTCTATATATCCAGAACTGTTGGTCACCTCACCAGCACCATCAAATAATACTTACATTCTTCTACTTATGGAGTATGTTTAATTATTTCTCACATTGCCAGCCCTGAGACTCTTCAGGGAGACATGTAAAAATATGAACAATGGGTCAGAAAACCGGTGATATATTGTACAGGAAGAATCTTTTCATTTAATTTGTTGAGGTTTTTAAAATTATGCCACATTCCTATGTGTTTTAACAAGTCTCCTTTTCATTCCAGCTGATGCTACAACTTTGGATTTGTTAAAACAGTTGAATCAAACTGCACTGTGGAATGGAATCCCTCCTCCATTGCCTCCACCAACAGTGACTTCTGAGACTCCATAACTCTTGACCTTGCTCTGTGCAATTGACTCACTCTATTATGAAATTCCAACTGCACATGTTACATCTTATGTGATAATACTTTATTGGTttactcactttttaaaatgcagaatGAAGTATATTGGTGAAAAAAAGTCAGAAGATgaagcattttaaaaagaaaggaatGGATCATAAAATTTCTTAATTATTGCTGACATTAGGTGTTAGCTATATATTTGTATTATATTGCTCTTCTCCACCAAAATTACATCTCTGAACTGTAacacacttagggtgaccagatagcaagtgtgaaaaatcaggacagagggtggaggtaataggagcctctataagaaaaccccccaaatatcgggactttccctataaaatcgggacatctggtcaccctaaccacacTTCACTTCAGTGTCTCTGAAGAACATCCAGGTGGCAATCCAGAAACTCTTCCAACAGATTTCCTacattttttgcaaaaatatATCCTATGTTGGCTGTGATAGAAGCTCCAACATGGACTCACCAAAAAGCTGAGCAGAAGGAGACATGTTTGGTTGCAATGATGGAAAGTGGGGTACCATTTTTAGGAAGCCTGGCCTACAGCAATTGAGGCTGACGCTGTAGGGATATCCATTATTTTGGAACAGACAAACAAACAGTTCACTCTCAGTGCTGGCTACAGAATCCAAGTGGAATTAAGATGCTTTCAGAGTAGGAGCTAACTCACAATAAGCTTTAGAAACTAACATATTAACCTTTTTTGAAGAAGCAAAATGAGTAATTGGGCTAATAttggatattacctcacccccattgtctctctaatatcttgggtctgacatggctacaacaacacagcatGTAATTCCTTTCTatgttatttaaaatgaaatgcacTGGAATTTTTAATTATTGTTAATATTTATTCTCTTAGTGCATTATGAAAACATTTTCAGATCATTTTACTATTTTTATAACAGTATTTATCTATTGGTCAATTTCCAGTTTTTTATCAGAGATATTTTATCTTTATTAAATTTTACATTaacattaaaatataattttacttttaaaatagcAGCTCATTATAGTGGTGATTTctactaatttcatttttacaaaaatgaaccaataaaaaaaaaaaacattgttctGCCTTAATATACCCATTCAAcaaaagtacttaagcacatgcctgcATATGAacagtcctattgaagtcagtgcttAAAGTTGTGAACGTGCTTAAGCACATTGCCAAATCAAAACCTAAATTCACTATGACTCCATGCACCACAACTTCAATTAAGTGCCACTTTTGCACTTCAGTCCTTCGCCTGTTTATTTTTCCTCGAACACTAATAGCTGTGTGGGGTTGATGTTGAGTTGTCATAACACAGATGCACAAGGGGGCTAAATTAACGTTGGGTGGGCAACCCAAATCTTGCAATGTGTCGATTTCAAAGCAAGATTAGAACACAGTTTTCCTGTTTCCTGGTCCTTTAACAAATTCACAAGTTTATGCTCTCACCATAAAGTTGTCAACTTTAATAATCTATTCTCAATCTGTAAACTGTATGATTGAAACAGCTTTATAATCTTGCCTCTCAGAAATGTTTCTAATCTCTGCCATAAAACACCGTTATAAAAGATCAGATGAGCTTTTGGGTCAGCGTGTCCTGGCAGGCATGCTGCCCTCAGTTCCCTCCTGGCACTCCCAATAATATGTTTGCAGTCCAGAGTATTTACAGTTCCCCTGCCTGCAGTCCAATTTATTAACTCTTTAGGAAGTGTGGTCTACTTTGGCCCTTCAGGCCCAAGACCATCCCTCTTAGAGTTTCCAATTTCACCCTCAACTCGGGGCTTCAAATTTCTGGTTCCCTCTCCAGTTACCTCTGAGCTAGGGAGACCCACCATTTCCCACTTCGGTGTACATTTCCTCCGGAAGATAACATCCAGCATTGAAGTGCCCCCTAATACCATGCTGGACATGGATTCAGTACTGACTTAGGGCCTAGTCCTCCAATTATTCAGGGTAGACTGCTTAGAGTGTCCTCATAAAAGTGTCACCTACGGGATCACCTGGATCACCAGAAATGCACAAGTTTGTCCAATCAGACAAATATTCAAAAGATGAAATGATGATAATATTCttatagtggttctcaaacttatttgattgcTCCCCACCTTCTTTAGTGTTCCCTGTCTGTAGTAGTTTACGTCCCCCCTCCtgccacacaagtacatatactGATAACAAATATCAACATGACACTCTCActaatattaaaaacagtaagtcATTGATTCAAACAGAGCCGTTTAAGTATATAGTAATGTACATTTTAAGTGAGATACTGCTTACTGGCATCACACCGTTGTTACTAGTGTGACGGGTGCATCTGTTTTTTGGAGCAGAGAAATTCCACAAATTTCACAAATGAGCCAATGATCGattgtaataagagcaaaagcaaaactgcgATTGTGATCCATGCTTACAATTAAATGTGCACACCACATCGCAGCAAACGGATTAACGTACATATGGCAATGACTTTGTATAATGCTATGCAAGCTTAGCAGAAATCCATCAAAATGCAGAGTGCCAGCTAAAGTCAAATGCACAGCACCATCTGAAgacctgatatgtctggaggaatcagctttgctagttattcattggtgtgggtaaaatgtgtgcggtacgtttccccccccccccccccccagaagctTCTCACACTTCCCAGAGTATATTCCGTGCCTCTCCAGGGGGTGTtgccctcagtttgagaacctctgacttAGATAAAACCTTATATCTGGGAATCCCTAAGGCCTTTGTTAAACCTTAATCAACTATAACTTATGTCAAATATTACTATTCCCATCTTATAAACTGTGGCTCTGAAAGTATAACTGACTTGTTCAATATCATAGAGTGACagccagaattagaactcagAATCCAAGAGGCTAGGCTTTCAGCCTACATCAACCATGCTGGGTGTCTTTATTATACAATTCTAAATGTTTTACACTGAGGGGGTGGGGTCTGCTACATACATTACTAATGTCTTACTCAACAGAAAAAAGTTACAATGAaatagaaaagggcaaatatattaACAGAGATGCAATAGCCTTGAAAACAACCAGAAATCACATAACATGAATTTTACCTTCAAAAAGGGAAGACATAAAACTACCAAACAGTTCCAAATGTATAGGCCTGGAAGGATTGCCCTAAATGGAGGGTTTCTTGTTCCTTCCTTCATCATGTATTCCATACCACTACTTCAATTTGtatggtgaaatcttggctcttaATTATGAAACAATTTTGCTGTGCAGGTTCCCATTTACCTTGTTACGTATGAGAATTAATCTGGGACTGATTCTTCATAATGTCTAACTGTTTCATTATTAACATCTGTGCAAGGGAACCCTGTTCCCCCTCATTCAATTGTTCAGTGAATAGTGCATACCCCAGGGTGCAAGATGCTACACTAGCTTCTTCCTTCTTGGGGACACCACTCATCTCTTGGCTCAGTTGGCCCCTCCTGTGAGAAAACACATCACAGGGGATCAAAAAGAGAGGAATACTCCACCAGAACCGCTCACACAGTTCCACTCAAATTGTTCCATCGGGACTGGGGTGGTGGAGAAGTTTGCCCCATTTCACATGGAACCAGCTTCTTTTCCCCAACTACAGAACATTCTCTGGTTTCTGTGTAGAATGCAGGACATATTCAGGATCTCTGCATAGGCGCTCTTTGCTTTTGCATCTTTTCAGGAGCATGAGAGCCTCTTCTGGTCTCTAATAGTTTAGCTCCATGACAGCCACACTAGTAGTATTCCATCAGGCTACAGCTTCCTCTGGGATTTCCATTAAAGAATAATCTATGTGGGGCTGGTGAAAGGGAGATGTAGCCCATAGGATACACCCTCAGCACAGTCCGGCCTAGTCCCTTCCCACTCTCCTCCATATTTCTAATTCCATGCAGAACAATTCCTGCAACCCAGGAAAGGAGGGAATGATGCTTCTAGGCAGCTGACTCTATATGCcaatactctctctctcacacacacactctctctctctctctctctcccttcccctccctctcccactccagGGCAGATCAGAGGCACTGCCACAACACCCCCTCCATGTATGGATCTTGGAGGCAAGAGCTGAGGGCTTTACAACTAACTACTTTTCCCCATGGAACTACACTACCTATACGCTTACTCGCTtttaatatattgatttaaaaatatttctctttacTAGCATTactatttatttaatttgttaCTAAGAGTTTGTAAATATGCATCCTTCCTAACTGGTTTCTCTCTTTTAATCATCCTCctttggggcttgatcctgctatGGGATATGCTATGCTCCCAGAAGTCCCACTGAAGATTGTGAGAGAATAAGGTGCATAAATTCATGGCAGTACTGGAAATCTGATATTTTAGATGCACACTCCAATGCTTTCATGTCCTGAAAGACACATTGCCAAAACAGTTAAGGCTTCAAATATAGATTATGTGAAAAAGAATGTGCATATTGCTCCAGGGGGGATTTACCCAAACCAATATAATTATACATGTGGTTAtgaggttttttttccatttttcatttcAGTGAAAATAGCTTTCTTTTTTGGATTACAATAACCGAACCACTCTCTTATAGAGATGGAAACTCCAATGCCCCAGCCTCAGGCTGGGACATATGAAGAAGAAAGTGAAGCTGACCAAAGGAATTAAATTTGATTGACTAGACAAGTCTACTTTACCAGTCTTCGGTGAGTGAAATGCAAAAGTTTAAAACCAATGATAAAAAACATATATGGTGCAAAGtcaattagattttaaaaatcatgtccTTTTTCATAATATAGGTTGTTAATAAGAAAGTGAAAGGAAAGTAAATATTTTATCATGAAAACCTGCTTCTAGCCAAAACAGAAAATTCACCCGACTCATCCATATGAGTCTTCCTTCCTTTTACAAATCCACATACAGTTTTAAGTGAGGTTTTACTCTGAAAACTAAAAGAacaaagagtacttgtggcaccttaaagactaacacatttatttgagcataagcttttgtgggctaaaacccacttcattaaatgcatgcagtgaaaaaaacaggaggaagatatatatacacacacagagggcATGAAAAATTGGGTGTTGCCTTACTAACTTtaacgagagtaatcagttaaggtgggttattctcagcaggagaaaaaaaaacttttgtagtgataatcaggatggcccatttccaacagttgacaagaaggtgtgagtaacagtaggggagaaaattagcatggggaaataggttttactttgtgtaatgacccaatcactcccagtctttattcaggcctaatttaatggtgtcaagtttgcaaattaatcccaattctgccatttctcgttagagtctgtttttgaagtttttttgtttgagtattgcgactttgaggtctgtaatcaagtgatcaggaaggttgaagtgttctctgactggtttttgaatgttataattcttcacgtctgatttgtgtccatttattcttttacgtagagactgtccggtttggccaatgtacatggcagaggggcattgctggcacatatcacattggtagatgtgcaggtgaataagcccctgatggcgtggctgatgtgattaggtcctatgatggtgtcccctgaatagatgtGTGGACAGATTTAGCAACGGGCTTTgctgcaaggataggttcctgggttagtgtttttgttgtgtggtgtgtggttgctggtgagtatttgcttcagactggggggctgtctgtaagtgaggactggtctgtctcccaagatctgagagagtgagggatcatccttcaggataggttgtagatccttgatgatgtgctggagaggttttagttgagagatgaaggtgacagctagtggtgttctgttacttactttaattaattaattggaattaatttgcaaacttgtcaccattaaattaggcttgaataaagactgggagtgaatgggtcattacacaaagtaaaacctatttcctcatgctaatttttcccctgctgttactcacaccttcttgtcatctgttggaaatgggccatcctgattatcactacaaaagttttttttctcctgctgagaataACCCACCTTAACCAATTACTCTCGTTAAAGTTAGTCGGCAATGCCcaatttttcatgtcctctgtgtatatataatcttcctcctgtattttccacagcatgcatccgatgaagtgggttttagcccacgaaagcttatgctcaaataaatgtgttagtctttaaggtgccacaagtacttctgttctttttgttgatacagactaacacggctactactctgaaatctgAAAACTAAacgattttttaaacaaaaagcagCACTATGGGTTCCATATTTAGTGTATCTGACTCCATCTCCAACACACTCAATTTTCATGTAGAAAAAATGTCTCAACATCCAGCAATGAAAAAGAATATAATagccagctgccccacccctttcTCCCGTAGAAGTTGAGTCTCTGCAAGACGATTATGAATAAAAGTTTAATTTTGGTCACTAGAGTTCACATAACTTTGataattataattatttgttACATTGCAATTACTCAAAACTAGAAAGTTTAACTAGTGTAAAGAAACTTTAAGTCTGGACTGTAGTAAATTGTAATTAACCCCCATGGAAAAAAGTTAGCTTTACAATTAAAAGAGGTTCCTAAGTAATTTAGGAACATGATTAGTTAACCAAggtgaagaagaaaagaaaatattaccAACTAATGTAAAGATTGGCAGAGAGTCAAAGACAAGTCCACAGGAGCATGCTGAGATTACGTGTTCCATAGGATATATCATGAGTATTATCTGGAAAGagaatttttgtttctcttgGACTTGCTGTTATTATGCTACTGAAGAAAGTTTTCTGTGTGTCTATGTGCTCTATGCTGACATCTGCATATAGACAGTTCTGAGTAATCTATTATAATTTATTTGTAATGCAGCAGTGCTCAGGGTTGTAAGCAGAATCAGAGCACCATTCTGCTAAACTCACTGTACAAAGACATACAgtaaaagacagttcctgcctgaaAAAAGCTAAAAGACAAGACATAACATGTAGGTGTAGCATGCAGTGGAGGAGGCGATGGGGATGgatagaaaaaaagaaacaatattAAGAACACATTGTTATGCCACATTTAGGCATAAACCTTCTGAGTCATTCTGGCCAGCGAAGGACTAGTCCTCgggatctggccccaaatctcTCCAAGTGTGTTTACTCTTCCATTATCAGTTTATGTACTCATTAAACTACTTTGATTAGTAAACATTAAAGGGAGTTCTGAATTAAGGTTAGGAGGAGATGGGGACACAGATGGCCTTTTACAAGGGATTTTTATGTCTTAGTACAGCTAAACTGATCTATTTTCAGTTTGGGAAATGTTTCAGATCAAATGGAAATTTGCTATAGCAATAACATAAATAATAACAGATATTAAGCAACTTGTTATGGTTTTAATAATTTGCtcactttcttttaaaaaggaaagaaacgCTGAAAAGTACCAACTAacagaagtatttaaaaaaaaaacagaaaagtgaaaataaaaagtCCTAATTAGCAAATGGGAACCTTGAGATGCAGAAAGTGATGAAAGAAAAACTACAGAATACTTAAATTCAGAGACATGGGTAAAAAATACCACACATCAGCCTATGAAAGACATTGCACGATCTCCAGCCTTCCAGTCTCTACACACAAACAGGGAATCTAAGTCATCGTCAGCATGACCACCCTGAGTTTCCTGAACATTTGCCTTGTCCTGCTCTTCTCCGCCGAAAGCTCATCTGTGGACTCTAACATGCTTCACTTCCAGCAAAACAAAGTGAACCAAGCTAGTTTACAGCTTCTGGAAAAAATGGGAGGACAATTTCCTGTGCAATGTCTAAATGAAAATTCAAACTTCATATCACTCCAGAATGTTCTCAGCTCCAGAGAGTTCCAGAAGGAGAATGCCATGGTGGCAATCCAGGAGATCCTCCAACAGATCTTCAATATCTTCAGCAAAAGTCACATCCAAACTGCCTGGGATAGGAGTTCCATAGTTGCATTCCAAAGTGGACTTCACCAGCAAATTGAGCTGCTGAAGACGTGGTTCGATGGAGAAAAAAAGATGGAGACAACCTACCCACAAAATGAGGACTTCACCAGGCTGaaagtgaagaaatatttccGTGTGATAGACAATTTCCTGAAAGAAAAGCAATACAGCCTGTGTGCCTGGGAGACCATCCGTGAGGAAATGAGAAGATGTTTTCTGTTTATTGACCAACTCACAAAAAGGCTTAAAAACTAAGGTATTttacaaaacactttttttagaGTAATTGAAATAATAGttttgggggaaaacaggtaAAACATGCtgtactttcatttaaaaaactattCTATAGGTTCTGTTGTATCCTTTATTAGAGAATATCCTGTTTATATTGCTGATATACAAAAGTGATATATGCACCTCATATAATATATCCAGGGATATGACTTTGTTCAATAGATTGATGAAATGGACAGGGGAATAAAAACTGGCGTGCTCTAAACAAATACCAATCAAGATAACATTCCACTCAAAACACCTGAAAATCCATCCCTCTTTATCCCATGCTATCTTTAGATTGAGGTCTTCTGCAGGGGAGGACAGGCAGGATTCCCTATCTGCTTTCACTGGCTCTGTTCACCTATAAAGTTTAACAGTTTTAGTAAAACCTTTTGTAAAAAGAGAGTTTCTTTGTTAGGCTTACTGGAAGACAACTTAGGACTTATGATACGGAATCATCATCATTTTCTAAATATTTCACTATTGAAGTATTCTCTGTTTGAACCATTTTCCTCTCTCATTGCAGCTCGTGATGGTGGGCACTTTTACTACTGAAGTAATGAAATCAGCTGAAGGAAACTGCACCCTATGCTGGAATCTTTTCTGTCTCAGTTGCTTCTTCTAATAATTACTTTTACAAAAAGTTAAAAGTTTGTACCTTGAATTAAGCAGCAGACTCACCtagatatattttatatattaggTTTTCTTACCTAATATAAATGCAAAAAGTAGAATGCCTCAAGCTGCTTTAATTTACTCTCTCTATTGTGAAAATATTTTCAGATCATTTTTCTGGATTTGCCATAATTTATCCACAGgacaacttttatttatttatttattcatacaTGTACTTATTGCgcttatttatatttataaataaaattattttattcaaACTACAAATCTACTACAGAAATTGTCTGAGTTAATTACATAAAAATGATATCTTAAAATACTTACATATTTACCAAAACATTTACCTCAGAAGTGATTTACTTTAAGTTCACAATTCCCTAGAAAATACCACCAATTGTGTGGTAATCAATCAATCTTTCCATTATATGGCATGAATCTGCATCCCTTGTACTTCCAAACTACTATTGCCAGGAACTGATGTCTTAGATGTTCAAGACCAGGAGTGCAGGACCAGGCCCTCATTGTTATCTCTTGATATTTACTGAATTTATTCCCACTCTACCTGTACATATCAGACACTATGATTCTGAAGAGTCTAACAAGACTAGTTTTTTTCTGAGATCCTTTCAAAATCAAGCCTGAGTTTcatataataaaatatttcttaaatGAAGATGAAGTAATaagaataaaatattaatatcaaTTATTGCTATTAATACCTTGAACTTGCATAGAGCAGATGTCAGAGCATTTTATAACCAAATCCTTATGCCCTTATTCATGATAGTATTTCCATTAAAACAAAATCCAAAGTGAATTACTTCAGTGGCATGGGAACAAGTCACCAGACGGCATTATTGAAGACAGATTTGCCTCTCCGGTTGATCTCAGGCATTTGCAACCATTTTTATAGTGTGGAAGAGGGTTTTTCAAACTATTCAGATGTTTGTACATTGTGAAAATGATTGTTTCATGGACAGCTTCCCTGCCATTAGCAATCATATTCACAGAAATAATAGAAACGCaagagtggaagggaccttgataggtcctCTAGTTCAGTCTCCTGCATTGAGGCAAgacagtattatctagaccatccctggcaacAACTTCCCTAGGGCTATGTACACATTACAGTTTAAGTCAGTATAAGTTCTGTCGTTCAGGCGTGGGAATGAGCCActgccctgagtgatgtaagttatgCCAACCTAAGCACCAACATAACTACTGCCACTCGTGGTGGCTGGAGTAATTAaatcaacaggagagctctctacAGCAATGCCACTGTAAGCTGTGTAGTTTAGTGATAGCCTAAGGGATTTGTTCCAgcgcttaactaccctgacaggtaggaagtttttcctgatgtccaacctaaacctcccttgctgcaatttaagcccattgcttcttgccctatcctcagaggttaagaagaacatttttttctgcctcctcctcgtaaaaaccttttatgtacttgaaaactgttatgtccccctcagtcttctcttctccaggttaaacaaacccaattttttcaatcttccctcataggtcatgttttctagaccattttagttgctctcctctgggctttctccaatttgtccacatctttcctgaagcatGGAGCCCCAAACTGAACATAATACTCGGCTGAGcccttatcagtgctgagcaaagtggaagaattactttcaTGTCTAGCATACAACAGTCCTGCTAATATAACCCAGAATGCTGCTCACTTTTTTgctattgttgactcatatttagtttgtgatccactataacccccagatccttttctgtagtactccctcctagacagtcatttcccattttgtgtttgtgcaattgattattccttcctaagcgTAATACTTTGCatctgtccttattgaatttcatcccatttaattcagaccatttctccagtttgtcaaaatcatttttaattctaatcctgtcctccaaagcacttgcaacccctcccagcttggtatcatctgcaaactttataagtgtactctctataccattatccaaatcctgtattattttcccaacagatatcTGGGTAGCTGAAGTCCCTCATCATCACTAAGTCCCatgttttggatgattttgttaggcGTTCAAAAATAATCTCCTTTACCTCTTCTTCTGGGTGAGGTGGTCTAtaatagacccctaccatgacattgcccttgtttttttgttgttttttttaccccttttaccTTACTCAGAGATGTTCAACAGGTCTACCTCCCActtctatctcaacctcagtgCAAGTGTATACATATTTTATACACAAGGCAATGCCTCCTCTCTTTTCccccctgcctatccttcctgagggatagctcagtggtttgagcattggcttacttaaacccagggttgtgagttgaatcctcgagggggccatttagggatctgggtcaaaaatctgtctgtggatttagcaaggggttggactagatgccctcctgaggtcttttctacccctgatactctatgattcctgaacaagctgtatccttctataccaatattccagtcatgtgaattattccaccaagtttctgggaTGCCAGTTGTGTCATATTTGTGATTATTcactagtatttctagttcttcctgtttattccccatatttCCTGCATTAGGATACAGACATCTATATTCCCTCTTGTCTCTCCTAGCCCATGCCACAATTTCCTATGTTCCCCCCAGATTCCCACCCTTCACCCAGGTCTCCACGTTTGGACTTAACTATGAGCTTTTGTCTCCTGTCCCCATCGAACCTGGTTTAAAGCCCCCCTCACTAGATTAGTTTGTCTGTATCCAAAGATGATCTTCCCCTTCCTTGATACATGAACCCCATCTCTCCTCAGCAGTCCTTCTTCCCGAAAGAGGATCCCATAGTTGAGGAAGCCAGAGACCTGCTGACAATACCATTCATGCAGTCACATATTTACTTCCAGGATGTGTCTGTCTCAGCCCAGACCACTTCCCTTAACTAGAGGGATCAATGAGAAcaccccctgcactccctgctgCTTCATCCTCACTCCCAGAgacctgtagtcacttctgatcttcTCAGGGCCATACCTTGAAATTAGTGCCTACATGGATAagcagcatggggtagtagtcagagggcaaAACAATACTCAGCAATATTTCAGTAGCATCTTGGATACGAGCTTCTGGCAGATAGCATGCCACCCAAGATGCCAGGTCGGCCCTTAGAAGGGAGTCACCAaccaccaaaacattttgtttcctcATGGGAGTGGTGACTACAATCCTTCCAGCCTTGGGGCACAtggattctcctccttcccctttggGGGTGATTCCTCATCCCCTGTTGCCAGGGCagcatacagatttttttttaaatctctgtggATGGTGGATTGGGAGTAACAGTGGAgtactgcctgctgccagaagtaaacAGCAGCCAGCTTCCGCCCTGTAAAGGAGCAGTTTCCTTCTCCCCTGGTGGTGCAACTACAGTCCTCtccagctggatttttttttccaaacttgGAGGTCTCCATATGCATGTTTTTAATGAATTCCTCCTATGCAcggatgctcctcagcctagccaTCTCCTCTTGTAGCTCTTCCACCTGCCTCTGTAGCTCTCTGACCTGCCTCCTGAGAATTTTACCAGCAGCACCTCTCACATTGGATGGTCCCTCCAGTCTGGTTTTCTATGATGGGGAAATGCAGTCCACAGTCTGCAAATCCACAACAGAACCTGGGTAGAGGCACACATATTATGGGTTGGGCTAAATTTAATTGACACTGACGGGTGTAACAGCCACTCTTCATTTGGGAAAAATGCAAGAAACTGTTAAGCTCTTTATGCAACCAAACAGCTGAAACAGCAGCCTCCATCTAAAACACAGGCAACTGTCACCATCCAAAACAAAGGCTCATGTAAAGCACATGAGGGAGGATGGGTTTAACTGGACGTTCTTTTGTgagggtctgtgtg includes:
- the LOC120407295 gene encoding interferon beta-like; its protein translation is MTTLSFLNICLVLLFSAESSSVDSNMLHFQQNKVNQASLQLLEKMGGQFPVQCLNENSNFISLQNVLSSREFQKENAMVAIQEILQQIFNIFSKSHIQTAWDRSSIVAFQSGLHQQIELLKTWFDGEKKMETTYPQNEDFTRLKVKKYFRVIDNFLKEKQYSLCAWETIREEMRRCFLFIDQLTKRLKN